The Coregonus clupeaformis isolate EN_2021a chromosome 20, ASM2061545v1, whole genome shotgun sequence genome contains a region encoding:
- the LOC121533637 gene encoding coiled-coil domain-containing protein 124, protein MPKKFQGENSKAVTAKARKAEAKAVEDARKKKELEDALWQENDKHVLKKEQRKDDKEKKRLEALERKKENQRLLDEEAAKIKGKAKEAAAAAVVAGKVTRAQIEETLRVEQQLQQQEQPKEKEKSHLETPLEENVNRIIPEEGAVDARTVEDAIAVLSTAEELDRHPERRVKAAFAAYEELNMPLLKKENPNMRLSQLKQQLKKEWMKSPENPLNQRFANYNTK, encoded by the exons ATGCCGAAGAAGTTCCAGGGTGAGAACTCCAAGGCGGTCACTGCCAAGGCCCGCAAAGCAGAGGCCAAAGCAGTGGAAGACGCCCGCAAGAAGAAGGAGCTGGAGGATGCACTATGGCAGGAGAATGACAAACATGTCCTGAAGAAAGAACAGAGGAAG GATGACAAGGAGAAGAAGCGCCTTGAGGCCctggagagaaagaaggagaaccAGCGGCTCTTAGATGAGGAGGCTGCAAAGATTAAGGGCAAGGCCAAGGAggcggctgctgctgctgtggtggCGGGCAAAGTGACCCGGGCCCAGATTGAGGAGACGCTGCGTGTCGAGCAGCAACTCCAACAGCAGGAGCAACCCAAAGAGAAAG AGAAGAGTCACCTGGAGACGCCCCTGGAGGAGAATGTGAATCGCATCATCCCCGAGGAAGGTGCTGTGGATGCTAGAACCGTAGAGGATGCCATTGCCGTGCTCAG CACGGCTGAAGAGCTCGACCGCCACCCCGAGCGCAGGGTGAAGGCAGCGTTCGCTGCGTACGAGGAGCTGAACATGCCCCTCCTTAAAAAAGAGAACCCCAACATGCGGCTGTCGCAGCTCAAGCAACAGCTGAAAAAGGAATGGATGAAGTCGCCAGAGAACCCCCTGAACCAGCGCTTTGCCAACTACAACACAAAGTGA